Proteins from a single region of Verrucosispora sp. NA02020:
- a CDS encoding DUF58 domain-containing protein has translation MRITARGIGLFVAAVVLAGAGFRFAYPELTLLGVAAGGAVAVATVTAARRPRLQVRREADPDRVGRGDPASMIVTVRNAGRWGAASLLATDRCGDRVVPVPVLRLRPGTDTVVRYDVPTVRRGVVPVGPLRVTRRDPLGLVVLARSYGDSVPVWVHPRIHPLSAVPTGAGRSLDGRVDAVPHGSITFDSLREYVVGDELRRVHWRTSARVGELMVRENVDTSLPRIVVLVDNRLAAHPDRVDGVAESFESVCEAAASVVAAAVREDLPVVLLFVAAPPADSVEDEGAVGPLDRLAAVSLHTEGTVQQAAARLRRDRLGDTLVVLTGPGGREDLGHVGALRGAYPSVVVGVFGAVEATPPGAAGLVVVDAADGAAFAAEWDGVRRW, from the coding sequence GTGCGGATCACCGCCCGGGGAATCGGGCTGTTCGTGGCTGCGGTCGTGCTGGCCGGTGCCGGTTTCCGGTTCGCGTACCCGGAGTTGACGCTGCTCGGCGTGGCGGCGGGCGGCGCGGTCGCGGTCGCGACGGTGACCGCCGCGCGTCGGCCGCGCCTGCAGGTGCGGCGGGAGGCGGACCCGGATCGGGTGGGTCGGGGTGACCCGGCGTCGATGATCGTGACGGTTCGCAACGCGGGTCGGTGGGGTGCGGCGAGCCTGCTGGCCACCGACCGCTGCGGTGACCGGGTGGTGCCGGTGCCGGTGCTGCGGCTGCGCCCTGGCACGGACACCGTGGTCCGCTACGACGTGCCGACGGTGCGGCGGGGGGTGGTGCCGGTCGGGCCGCTGCGCGTCACCCGCCGTGACCCGCTGGGTCTGGTGGTGCTGGCCCGCTCCTACGGCGACAGTGTGCCGGTGTGGGTGCACCCACGGATCCACCCGCTGTCGGCGGTGCCCACCGGTGCCGGGCGCAGCCTGGACGGACGCGTCGACGCGGTCCCGCACGGCTCGATCACCTTCGACTCGTTGCGGGAGTACGTGGTGGGCGATGAGTTGCGGCGGGTGCACTGGCGTACCAGCGCCCGGGTGGGTGAGCTGATGGTGCGGGAGAACGTGGACACCAGCCTGCCGCGGATCGTGGTGCTGGTGGACAACCGTCTCGCCGCCCATCCGGACCGGGTGGACGGGGTCGCCGAGTCGTTCGAGTCGGTGTGTGAGGCGGCGGCGTCGGTGGTGGCCGCCGCCGTCCGGGAGGACCTGCCGGTGGTGCTGCTCTTCGTCGCCGCACCACCGGCGGACAGCGTTGAGGATGAGGGTGCGGTGGGGCCGCTGGACCGGTTGGCGGCGGTGTCGCTGCACACCGAGGGCACGGTGCAGCAGGCGGCGGCCCGGCTGCGCCGCGACCGTCTCGGCGACACCCTGGTCGTCCTGACCGGCCCCGGTGGCCGCGAGGACCTGGGGCACGTCGGCGCGCTGCGCGGGGCGTACCCGTCGGTGGTGGTCGGGGTCTTCGGCGCGGTGGAGGCGACGCCGCCGGGCGCGGCCGGGCTGGTGGTCGTCGACGCGGCCGACGGTGCCGCGTTCGCCGCCGAGTGGGACGGGGTACGGCGGTGGTGA
- a CDS encoding DUF3488 and transglutaminase-like domain-containing protein, with the protein MVTLAGVVLGRVYADTLLTLLVAGAALGSVLVSVVARRLPSWLVAPVSVLAMAGYTAWCLHLSAGRAQLPGAFAEIVGDAARNAIPRLLTAMIPVEPTPDTVLLPVVAAWLTGLAGAEVGVRAGRVLLGYLPPVLLYAGAVYVVGPNAAPAIGATVAMVAVAALGLAVSARPAGPDPVAALAPEVRARVRIRLAAASAVGTAVVVAMAAVLGPAVAALVDTRPVDPRRYVEPPQVQTLDENPLIRISGWALNPEQQLFQVSTERPDASAPPEGVRIRLAVLSDYDGVTWRVGATYRNAGRILPAPDPSPDTTVDTLRQDITVGELSGRLLPAVPTPVEVSGARVAYDPATGTLIRPDGLSPGLRYTVTSARERPDVNLLATANTPAGDEVARVLHVADGVPEQLRRLAAQLVEDNGAPYARAAAIEQWLAEHYRLVADAPSGHAYPNLGFFLFGPRNAGGQRGTSEQFAASFAVLGRLAGLPTRVVVGFAAPGAGPVRAADAYAWPEVLFEGLGWVSFDPLPRPDEEPRPVEEDFRPKPEDPPPSEQPEPTLEPTASPPAQAAPGGPEGSGGVPRSVLAAGTTGGLLLVVVGVLATLAVLRRAQTRDRLSRGDPGQRIVGAWRELTDALRLAGQPVPADLSASELAARARQALTDTAPGTELRADTARGPDAGLGADITRGADDGTGTTGTTDATGNAEGRPADPACVAVDDLARLVNQVGFAPGAVTEEQAAAAAGAAGTYTSRLRGGRSWWRRLLWSVHPGPLRWHR; encoded by the coding sequence ATGGTCACGCTGGCCGGGGTGGTGCTCGGCCGGGTGTACGCCGACACGCTGCTGACCCTGCTGGTGGCCGGTGCGGCGCTCGGGTCGGTGCTGGTCAGCGTGGTGGCGCGGCGGTTGCCGTCGTGGCTGGTGGCGCCGGTGTCGGTGTTGGCGATGGCCGGGTACACCGCGTGGTGTCTGCACCTGTCGGCTGGCCGGGCGCAGCTTCCGGGCGCTTTCGCGGAGATCGTCGGCGACGCCGCCCGCAACGCGATCCCCCGGTTGTTGACCGCGATGATCCCGGTGGAGCCGACCCCGGACACGGTGCTGCTGCCGGTGGTGGCCGCGTGGCTGACCGGGCTGGCCGGCGCGGAGGTGGGGGTGCGGGCCGGGCGCGTGCTGCTGGGCTACCTGCCGCCGGTGCTGCTCTACGCCGGTGCCGTCTACGTGGTGGGGCCCAACGCCGCACCGGCGATCGGCGCGACGGTGGCGATGGTGGCGGTCGCCGCGCTCGGGCTGGCCGTCTCCGCCCGGCCCGCCGGCCCCGATCCGGTGGCGGCACTGGCCCCGGAGGTACGCGCCCGGGTGCGGATCCGGTTGGCCGCCGCCTCGGCGGTCGGCACCGCCGTGGTGGTGGCGATGGCGGCGGTGCTGGGCCCGGCGGTGGCGGCACTGGTGGACACCCGCCCGGTGGACCCGCGACGGTACGTGGAGCCGCCGCAGGTGCAGACGTTGGACGAGAACCCGCTGATCCGGATCTCCGGCTGGGCACTGAACCCGGAGCAGCAGTTGTTCCAGGTGTCCACCGAGCGGCCCGACGCCAGCGCGCCGCCGGAGGGGGTGCGGATCCGGTTGGCGGTGCTCAGCGACTACGACGGGGTCACCTGGCGGGTCGGGGCCACCTACCGCAACGCCGGACGGATCCTGCCGGCTCCCGACCCGTCCCCGGACACCACCGTGGACACTCTCCGGCAGGACATCACCGTCGGTGAACTCAGTGGACGGCTCCTGCCCGCCGTCCCCACCCCGGTGGAGGTGTCCGGGGCGCGGGTGGCGTACGACCCGGCCACCGGCACCCTGATCCGTCCCGACGGGCTCTCCCCCGGACTGCGGTACACGGTGACCTCGGCGCGGGAGCGCCCGGATGTGAACCTGCTGGCCACCGCGAACACACCGGCCGGTGACGAGGTGGCACGGGTGCTGCACGTCGCCGACGGGGTGCCGGAGCAGCTGCGGCGGTTGGCCGCCCAGTTGGTGGAGGATAACGGCGCCCCGTACGCGCGGGCGGCGGCGATCGAGCAGTGGCTCGCCGAGCACTACCGGCTGGTCGCCGACGCCCCGAGTGGGCACGCGTACCCGAATCTGGGGTTCTTCCTGTTCGGGCCGCGTAACGCCGGTGGGCAGCGGGGCACCTCGGAGCAGTTCGCTGCCTCCTTCGCGGTGTTGGGTCGGTTGGCGGGGTTGCCGACGCGGGTGGTGGTCGGGTTCGCCGCGCCGGGTGCCGGGCCGGTGCGGGCCGCTGACGCGTACGCGTGGCCGGAGGTGTTGTTCGAGGGGTTGGGGTGGGTGTCGTTCGATCCGCTGCCCCGCCCCGACGAGGAGCCCCGCCCGGTGGAGGAGGACTTCCGGCCCAAGCCGGAGGATCCGCCGCCGTCGGAGCAGCCGGAGCCGACGCTGGAACCGACCGCCTCGCCCCCGGCGCAGGCGGCCCCGGGCGGCCCCGAGGGCTCGGGTGGGGTGCCGAGGTCGGTGCTGGCCGCCGGCACCACCGGTGGGCTGCTGCTCGTGGTGGTGGGGGTACTGGCCACGCTGGCGGTGCTGCGGCGGGCGCAGACCCGGGACCGGTTGTCGCGGGGTGACCCCGGCCAGCGGATCGTCGGCGCCTGGCGGGAGCTGACCGACGCGTTGCGGCTGGCGGGGCAGCCGGTGCCCGCCGACCTGTCCGCCAGCGAGCTCGCCGCACGGGCCCGACAGGCCCTGACCGACACCGCACCCGGCACCGAACTCAGGGCCGACACTGCGCGCGGACCCGACGCCGGACTCGGCGCCGACATCACCCGCGGGGCCGACGACGGCACCGGGACGACCGGGACCACCGACGCGACCGGAAACGCCGAGGGCAGGCCGGCGGATCCGGCCTGCGTCGCCGTCGACGACCTGGCGCGACTGGTCAACCAGGTCGGGTTCGCTCCCGGTGCGGTCACCGAGGAACAGGCCGCAGCCGCCGCCGGGGCGGCCGGGACCTACACGAGCCGGTTGCGGGGCGGGAGGTCCTGGTGGCGTCGGCTGCTCTGGTCGGTGCATCCGGGGCCGTTGCGCTGGCACCGGTGA
- a CDS encoding SDR family oxidoreductase, which translates to MNLTGRVAVITGAAGGIGAALVRRFAAEGAATLVLADVDGAAADTVAASVGPQAYAVTVDVTDEEQVRALVADVQRRHGRIDVFCANAGVTTGGGVEVDTAGWERAWQVNVLAHVYAARAVLPEMVARGSGYLLHTCSAAGLLTAVGDAPYSVTKHAAVGFAEWLSVTYRDQGIRVSALCPQGVDTPMLADGLAAGHLGARVTAASGVVLSPDDVAAAAVAGMAEERFLILPHPEVADYARRRAEDPDGWQSGLRKLVRRLRAADQ; encoded by the coding sequence GTGAACCTCACCGGTCGGGTCGCGGTGATCACCGGGGCGGCCGGGGGCATCGGGGCGGCGTTGGTCCGCCGCTTCGCCGCCGAGGGCGCCGCCACGCTGGTGCTGGCCGACGTCGACGGGGCCGCCGCCGACACCGTCGCGGCGTCGGTCGGTCCGCAGGCGTACGCGGTGACCGTCGACGTCACCGACGAGGAACAGGTGCGGGCCCTGGTCGCCGACGTGCAGCGCCGCCACGGCCGCATCGACGTGTTCTGCGCCAACGCCGGGGTGACCACCGGCGGGGGAGTGGAGGTCGACACCGCCGGGTGGGAGCGGGCCTGGCAGGTCAACGTGCTGGCGCACGTGTACGCGGCGCGGGCGGTGCTGCCGGAGATGGTGGCCCGGGGCAGCGGCTACCTGCTGCACACCTGCTCGGCGGCGGGGCTGCTGACGGCGGTCGGCGACGCCCCGTACTCGGTGACCAAGCACGCCGCCGTCGGGTTCGCCGAGTGGCTCTCGGTGACCTACCGGGACCAGGGCATCCGGGTCAGTGCCCTGTGTCCGCAGGGTGTGGACACGCCGATGCTGGCCGACGGGCTGGCCGCCGGGCACCTGGGCGCGCGGGTGACGGCGGCTTCCGGTGTGGTGCTCAGCCCGGACGACGTGGCTGCGGCGGCGGTGGCCGGGATGGCGGAGGAGCGGTTCCTGATCCTGCCGCATCCCGAGGTGGCCGACTACGCCCGCCGCCGCGCGGAGGACCCCGACGGCTGGCAGTCCGGGCTGCGCAAACTGGTGCGTCGGCTACGGGCCGCCGATCAGTAA
- a CDS encoding LLM class F420-dependent oxidoreductase: MTVPLGAIPLADHAATYAALADAGFTDVWSAEVNGADAFTPLALAAAWQPRLRLGTAIAPVFTRGPGLLAMSAAALADVAPGRFALGIGASSPVVVTDWNAVEFTEPLRRTRDVLAFLRAALRGETVDGDFDTFAVRRFTLERPPLVPPPLLLAALRPGMLRLAAAEADGVILNWLAATDVPRAVAELGERRPQFDVVARIFVCPTEDVDYARALGRRMITSYLTVPAYAAFHRWLGREEALEGMWRAWTAGDRRGALAAVPDEVVDALIVHGSPERCRAQVRRYTEAGVQVPVLALLPTPEVPAGDPAALATLVARLGPDAGAEAA; encoded by the coding sequence ATGACGGTGCCGTTGGGCGCGATCCCGCTCGCCGACCACGCCGCGACGTACGCGGCACTGGCCGACGCCGGTTTCACCGACGTGTGGTCCGCCGAGGTAAACGGCGCCGACGCGTTCACCCCGCTGGCGCTCGCCGCGGCGTGGCAGCCCCGCCTGCGGCTGGGCACCGCGATCGCGCCGGTGTTCACCCGGGGGCCGGGCCTGCTGGCGATGAGCGCCGCCGCGCTCGCCGACGTCGCTCCCGGCCGGTTCGCCCTCGGCATCGGCGCGTCGTCGCCGGTGGTGGTCACCGACTGGAACGCGGTGGAGTTCACCGAGCCGCTGCGGCGGACCCGGGACGTGCTGGCGTTCCTGCGGGCCGCGTTGCGCGGGGAGACCGTCGACGGGGACTTCGACACCTTCGCGGTCCGTCGTTTCACGCTGGAACGGCCGCCGCTGGTGCCGCCGCCGCTGCTGCTGGCCGCGCTCCGGCCGGGCATGTTGCGGTTGGCCGCCGCCGAGGCCGACGGGGTGATCCTGAACTGGCTGGCCGCCACCGACGTGCCCCGGGCGGTGGCCGAGCTGGGTGAGCGGCGTCCGCAGTTCGACGTGGTCGCGCGGATCTTCGTCTGCCCGACCGAGGACGTCGACTACGCCCGCGCCCTGGGCCGGCGGATGATCACCAGCTATCTGACGGTGCCCGCGTACGCGGCGTTTCACCGCTGGCTCGGCCGCGAGGAGGCGCTGGAGGGCATGTGGCGGGCCTGGACGGCCGGGGACCGGCGTGGCGCGTTGGCGGCGGTGCCGGACGAGGTGGTCGACGCGCTCATCGTGCACGGCTCACCCGAGCGGTGCCGCGCCCAGGTGCGCCGCTACACCGAGGCCGGGGTGCAGGTGCCGGTGCTGGCGCTGCTGCCCACGCCAGAGGTGCCCGCCGGGGACCCGGCGGCGCTGGCCACGCTGGTGGCCCGGCTCGGCCCCGACGCGGGGGCGGAGGCGGCGTGA
- a CDS encoding low temperature requirement protein A: MTRFAGRLTPVSQPGRATFLELFFDLVFVFALTRISARSFEDLALEPGGASGWTPVTGGLKTLLLLLALWALWQNTAWATSRYDPYHGGVQLIVMIALVCSMVMGVAIPQAITASGLAFAVAYVVAQVARPLILLAYDTPERALKARTAITFTASGVLWIIGALLPVNPRVILWTSALGLEYVCGRYGYPVPGLGRSTVSRWDISSEHLAERYQQFFLIALGETVLVAGFSYSGGTYPPSQTVAFALALATSILLWRIYVQRAGQILGEAVARARQPAGIGRSAADTHLVMVVGLTATAVGYELAIQHPLYCPEPAWIVMILGGPVVFLLGRARFEYEVFHRISAPRWISALLLTAAVPLAVHLPPVYSQMLVLVVLGVVALTDSLRARNKAPEPAAPPF; this comes from the coding sequence GTGACGCGTTTCGCCGGTCGGCTGACGCCGGTCTCCCAGCCGGGCCGGGCCACGTTCCTGGAACTCTTCTTCGACCTCGTCTTCGTGTTCGCGCTCACCCGCATCTCCGCCCGGTCGTTCGAGGACCTGGCGCTGGAACCCGGCGGCGCCTCCGGCTGGACGCCGGTGACCGGTGGCCTGAAGACACTGCTGTTGCTGCTGGCGCTCTGGGCGCTGTGGCAGAACACCGCCTGGGCGACCAGCCGCTACGACCCCTACCACGGCGGAGTGCAGCTCATCGTCATGATCGCCCTGGTCTGCAGCATGGTGATGGGCGTGGCCATCCCCCAGGCGATCACCGCCTCCGGGCTGGCCTTCGCGGTCGCGTACGTGGTGGCGCAGGTCGCCCGCCCGCTGATCCTGCTCGCCTACGACACCCCCGAACGGGCCCTGAAGGCCCGCACCGCGATCACCTTCACCGCCTCCGGCGTGCTGTGGATCATCGGGGCACTGCTCCCGGTCAACCCACGGGTGATCCTCTGGACCAGCGCGCTGGGTCTGGAATACGTCTGCGGCAGGTACGGCTACCCCGTGCCCGGGCTGGGCCGCTCCACGGTCTCCCGCTGGGACATTTCCAGCGAACACCTGGCCGAGCGCTACCAGCAGTTCTTCCTCATCGCCCTCGGCGAGACCGTGCTGGTCGCTGGCTTCTCCTACAGCGGCGGCACCTATCCCCCGTCACAGACCGTGGCGTTCGCGCTCGCGCTGGCCACCTCCATCCTGCTGTGGCGCATCTACGTCCAGCGCGCCGGTCAGATCCTCGGCGAGGCCGTCGCCCGCGCCCGGCAACCGGCCGGCATCGGCCGTTCCGCCGCCGACACCCACCTGGTCATGGTGGTCGGGCTCACCGCCACCGCCGTCGGCTACGAACTGGCCATCCAACACCCGCTCTACTGCCCCGAACCCGCCTGGATCGTCATGATCCTCGGCGGCCCGGTGGTGTTCCTGCTCGGCCGGGCCCGCTTCGAGTACGAGGTGTTCCACCGCATCTCCGCACCCCGCTGGATCTCCGCACTGCTGCTGACCGCCGCCGTACCGCTGGCCGTCCACCTCCCGCCGGTCTACTCGCAGATGCTGGTCCTCGTGGTGCTCGGCGTGGTCGCCCTCACCGACTCCCTGCGCGCCCGCAACAAGGCCCCCGAACCGGCCGCCCCACCCTTCTGA
- a CDS encoding DUF1028 domain-containing protein — MTFSLVARSTDGRTHGIVVASRFLAAGALVPAAEADLGAIATQAHVNLAYRPQGLALLRTGVPAAHVVAGLVAADPERDHRQLGVVAATGPGATWTGPHCRDWAGGQTGDGWAAQGNILTGPEVIDALRDTWLTGTDMPFAQRLVAALRAGQSAGGDRRGQQSAALLVVRAGSGYAGTGDIAIDLRVDDHPDPITELERLLALHTRMFSRPDPDTLLTLAGALAVEVAGLLTALGHPADPTEPEDALVAWAGMENLEERLVPGRIDPVVLAHLRTAVPHVPAPRSPA; from the coding sequence GTGACCTTCTCGCTCGTCGCCCGCTCCACCGACGGCCGCACCCACGGCATCGTCGTGGCCAGCCGCTTCCTGGCCGCCGGCGCCCTCGTCCCGGCCGCCGAGGCCGACCTCGGCGCGATCGCCACCCAGGCCCACGTGAACCTCGCCTACCGCCCGCAGGGACTGGCCCTGCTCCGCACCGGCGTACCCGCCGCCCACGTCGTCGCCGGCCTCGTCGCCGCCGACCCGGAACGCGACCACCGGCAACTCGGTGTGGTCGCCGCCACCGGCCCCGGCGCCACCTGGACCGGCCCGCACTGCCGCGACTGGGCCGGCGGTCAGACCGGCGACGGCTGGGCCGCCCAGGGCAACATCCTCACCGGCCCCGAGGTCATCGACGCCCTGCGCGACACCTGGCTCACCGGCACCGACATGCCCTTCGCGCAACGCCTGGTCGCCGCGCTGCGCGCCGGCCAGAGCGCCGGCGGCGACCGACGCGGCCAGCAGAGCGCCGCCCTACTCGTCGTCCGAGCAGGCAGCGGGTACGCCGGCACCGGCGACATCGCCATCGACCTGCGCGTCGACGACCACCCCGACCCGATCACCGAACTGGAACGCCTGCTCGCGCTGCACACCCGCATGTTCAGCCGCCCCGACCCGGACACCCTGCTCACCCTGGCCGGCGCCCTCGCCGTCGAGGTGGCCGGACTCCTCACCGCGCTCGGGCACCCGGCCGACCCGACCGAGCCGGAGGACGCCCTGGTCGCCTGGGCCGGGATGGAGAACCTGGAGGAACGACTGGTGCCCGGCCGCATCGACCCGGTCGTCCTGGCCCACCTGCGGACCGCCGTCCCGCACGTCCCGGCACCGCGCTCACCCGCCTGA